From Fibrobacter sp. UWR3, one genomic window encodes:
- a CDS encoding glutamate-cysteine ligase family protein → MTNYKLWQRYGIEMEYMIVDRNTLDVLPRADVALGKDKNGEQLSDVEHGPIGLSNELVSHVLEFKCAEPVDSLKHLGKTFHHEIVKANETLKSINAMLLPTAAHPFMDPAVMQLWPYDCLDIYQAYDRIFNCKGHGWANLQSTHINLSFHGDEEFGKLHAAIRALLPLIPAVAASSPFLDSKYCGYLDGRIETYRHNQEKIPSITGKVIPEAVFTYKDYEEQIFNKVKADIAPYDPDHLLNHFFLNSRGAIARFDRGAIEIRLVDIQECPDADIAIAEWEVAVLKGLVEGKFANESQIRALDTDALAKILLATTRFAEKTVINDRDFLNVWNIDASEITAGELVQRITEKVRSKISDHSQALLASMLKRGTLASALVKNVGADPDRDDFVYEYGRLAHCLAENRLYGVEE, encoded by the coding sequence GAAAAGACAAGAACGGCGAGCAGCTCTCTGACGTGGAACACGGCCCCATCGGGCTTTCAAACGAACTCGTGAGCCACGTGCTGGAATTCAAGTGCGCAGAACCTGTCGACAGCCTCAAGCATTTGGGCAAGACCTTCCATCACGAAATCGTGAAGGCGAACGAAACGCTCAAGAGCATCAACGCGATGCTTTTGCCCACGGCAGCGCACCCCTTCATGGACCCCGCCGTAATGCAGCTCTGGCCCTACGACTGCCTCGACATCTACCAGGCATACGACCGCATTTTCAACTGCAAGGGGCACGGCTGGGCGAACCTGCAATCCACCCACATCAACCTCTCTTTCCACGGCGATGAGGAATTCGGCAAATTGCACGCAGCCATCCGCGCATTGCTCCCGCTGATTCCCGCCGTAGCGGCCTCTAGCCCGTTTTTGGACAGCAAATACTGCGGTTACCTGGACGGGAGAATCGAGACCTACCGCCACAACCAGGAGAAAATCCCGAGCATCACGGGCAAAGTGATTCCCGAAGCGGTCTTTACCTACAAGGATTACGAGGAACAGATTTTTAACAAAGTAAAGGCGGATATCGCACCGTACGATCCCGACCACCTGCTGAACCACTTCTTCTTGAATAGCCGCGGAGCCATCGCGCGCTTTGACCGCGGGGCCATAGAAATCCGCCTGGTCGACATCCAGGAATGCCCCGATGCAGACATCGCGATTGCCGAATGGGAAGTCGCCGTATTGAAAGGTCTTGTGGAAGGCAAATTTGCGAATGAGTCGCAAATCCGCGCACTCGATACGGACGCCCTCGCGAAAATTCTGCTCGCCACCACGCGTTTTGCCGAAAAGACGGTAATAAACGACCGTGATTTCCTGAATGTCTGGAACATTGACGCGAGCGAAATCACCGCAGGCGAACTCGTACAACGCATCACGGAGAAAGTCCGCAGCAAGATTTCCGACCACTCGCAGGCACTGCTCGCCAGCATGCTCAAACGCGGAACGCTCGCCAGCGCCCTCGTGAAGAACGTCGGTGCAGACCCCGACCGGGACGACTTCGTGTACGAATACGGCCGCCTCGCCCACTGCCTTGCGGAGAACAGACTGTACGGAGTGGAAGAGTGA
- a CDS encoding N-formylglutamate amidohydrolase, translating into MIRRKTKDERRKKIASKSVLILTCEHASNKLPAAFKKAVPAKVLETHRAYDIGACAVFSKLVKFAKPEFHCEGKFSRLFVDLNRTITNKSAFSDYYKQLEKRDPATAAKMKAQATAYWTEYRENIEKFVSKNIGSLRQAQRPEAAIVHLGIHSFTPVLNGKTRNADIGILYDPSRPAECKLARIIKDEIKRLYPQMKVRFNYPYKGTSDGLTTTLRKKFGPQYAGLEIEINQKFFL; encoded by the coding sequence GTGATTAGACGAAAGACGAAAGACGAAAGACGAAAGAAAATCGCGTCCAAGTCCGTTCTGATCCTCACTTGCGAGCATGCCAGCAACAAGTTGCCCGCAGCGTTCAAGAAAGCTGTTCCCGCAAAAGTCCTGGAAACGCACCGCGCCTACGACATCGGAGCGTGCGCAGTATTCAGCAAGCTGGTGAAGTTCGCAAAGCCCGAATTCCACTGCGAAGGGAAATTTTCGCGTCTGTTCGTCGACCTGAACCGCACCATCACGAACAAGAGCGCATTCAGCGATTACTATAAACAACTCGAAAAACGCGACCCCGCGACCGCCGCAAAAATGAAGGCCCAAGCCACCGCCTACTGGACGGAATACCGCGAGAACATCGAAAAGTTTGTCTCTAAAAACATAGGGTCGCTTCGACAGGCTCAGCGACCTGAAGCGGCCATCGTTCACCTCGGCATCCACAGCTTTACGCCCGTACTGAACGGCAAGACCCGCAATGCCGATATCGGAATCCTGTACGACCCGAGCCGCCCCGCAGAATGCAAGCTCGCGCGAATCATCAAGGACGAAATCAAGCGACTTTACCCGCAGATGAAGGTGCGTTTCAACTACCCGTACAAGGGCACCTCCGACGGGCTCACCACCACGCTGCGCAAAAAATTCGGCCCGCAATACGCAGGCCTTGAAATTGAAATCAACCAGAAGTTTTTCCTGTAA
- a CDS encoding DUF6055 domain-containing protein, producing the protein MKLNRMLVGFAVAGLVSNAAAIEWVNQCASNGFTLIAESEHFEVCKKPKTDDGQANNVSIPTADAQGVLQSLEKVFSFYIDSLGWMLPFPSSPDRKLKSNIYVFDNSVMAALYGGQDYVKGLNGEYGPGMWIGVGSLKDYWGTSHEFAHGLQGVAGWMGNNSHSGWFAECHANWMAHQYNPNDAHCAEYLINYPFLYYGSTRDRYCNWQFFEHLKEEFGGGNKGAHEVNRIWMESIRDGETGRMEQTPFTAMMKVYGWSLDSLNQQFGKFAMKNATLEYAPAKKALYKKSWGDYEFATRREASGWGDNYRRHPRVTMLNKMECAAGEAAGGNAGEACADRYISPSYWAPQRWGYNLVRIYPEKAGKVTVKFRGIVQDKPTVNGYTCFGDNTDYYMGKTYRWCNYAPDKLPDPASGWTVGLVAEGSDGTPRYSEMKHGTGFNLEIETKANDKALWLAVTATPTEMQTILWDQFYYSIYRYPYMIEVVNGAPEGYNKDFWKPSNANGYKQHSNGGGLVSSKAKVDASVYVGPDAVVNGGTISGNARIEDFAVVNGGTISGNATVRGRALVTAGTISDDAVLEEDAWLVSGTISGHAKVGAISIIVNTTVTDYAQVYGVMWAVNGKKLSGTAQLRGDLENNFTKELTKGVFYGMVDDGMLNNANYGANLTTPPTDATASIENAQWYTVADDSTSVGPGDDSTTVNPVLTGKRAVDSQKPRLYFDSKEQSLFVRVKKNGREYRYRVSGSKR; encoded by the coding sequence ATGAAATTGAACAGGATGTTGGTTGGGTTTGCCGTGGCAGGGTTGGTTTCGAACGCCGCGGCCATCGAGTGGGTAAACCAGTGCGCAAGCAACGGCTTTACGTTGATTGCCGAATCGGAGCATTTTGAGGTCTGCAAGAAGCCCAAGACGGATGACGGGCAGGCGAACAACGTGTCTATCCCTACGGCGGATGCGCAGGGCGTGCTTCAGTCGCTCGAGAAGGTTTTCTCGTTCTACATCGATTCGCTCGGATGGATGCTCCCGTTCCCGAGTAGCCCCGATAGGAAGCTCAAGAGCAACATCTACGTATTCGACAACTCCGTGATGGCGGCGCTCTACGGCGGGCAGGACTACGTGAAGGGCCTGAATGGCGAATACGGGCCCGGTATGTGGATTGGCGTGGGATCCCTCAAGGATTACTGGGGTACATCGCACGAGTTTGCGCACGGCCTGCAGGGAGTGGCGGGCTGGATGGGCAACAACAGCCATTCGGGCTGGTTTGCGGAATGCCATGCGAACTGGATGGCGCACCAGTACAACCCGAATGACGCCCACTGCGCGGAATACCTTATCAACTACCCGTTCCTCTACTACGGCTCTACGCGTGACCGTTACTGCAACTGGCAGTTCTTCGAACACCTCAAGGAGGAATTCGGCGGCGGCAATAAGGGCGCGCACGAGGTGAACCGTATATGGATGGAATCCATCCGCGATGGGGAAACCGGCCGCATGGAACAGACTCCGTTTACGGCCATGATGAAGGTTTACGGCTGGTCGCTCGATAGTTTGAACCAGCAGTTCGGCAAGTTCGCGATGAAGAACGCGACGCTCGAATATGCGCCCGCGAAAAAGGCGTTGTACAAGAAGTCCTGGGGCGATTACGAATTTGCGACGAGGCGCGAGGCTTCGGGCTGGGGCGACAATTACCGCAGGCACCCGCGCGTGACCATGCTGAACAAGATGGAATGTGCGGCGGGCGAGGCTGCTGGCGGGAATGCTGGCGAGGCGTGCGCGGACCGTTACATTTCGCCAAGCTATTGGGCTCCGCAGCGTTGGGGCTACAACCTGGTGCGCATCTACCCCGAAAAGGCGGGAAAGGTGACGGTCAAGTTCCGCGGAATCGTGCAGGACAAGCCGACCGTGAACGGTTACACCTGTTTTGGCGACAATACGGATTACTACATGGGCAAGACGTACAGGTGGTGCAACTACGCGCCGGATAAGCTGCCGGATCCGGCTTCGGGCTGGACGGTAGGCCTTGTGGCGGAAGGCAGCGATGGCACGCCGCGCTATAGCGAGATGAAGCATGGCACGGGATTCAATCTGGAAATCGAGACGAAGGCAAACGACAAGGCCTTATGGCTGGCCGTAACTGCAACGCCGACCGAGATGCAGACGATTCTCTGGGACCAGTTCTACTACAGTATTTACCGCTACCCGTACATGATCGAAGTCGTAAACGGCGCTCCCGAGGGTTACAACAAGGATTTCTGGAAGCCTTCGAATGCGAACGGCTACAAGCAGCATAGTAACGGCGGCGGCCTCGTGAGCAGCAAGGCGAAGGTCGATGCGAGCGTGTACGTGGGCCCCGACGCGGTCGTTAACGGCGGGACGATTAGTGGAAACGCGCGAATCGAGGATTTCGCGGTCGTTAACGGCGGGACAATTAGCGGGAATGCGACTGTCCGCGGGCGTGCGCTCGTAACCGCAGGTACAATTTCCGACGATGCCGTGCTCGAAGAAGATGCCTGGCTCGTGAGCGGTACCATCAGCGGGCACGCAAAGGTGGGGGCGATTTCGATTATCGTGAACACCACCGTGACGGACTACGCGCAGGTCTATGGCGTGATGTGGGCGGTAAACGGCAAGAAACTTTCCGGCACGGCACAGCTGCGCGGCGACCTCGAGAACAACTTCACGAAAGAACTTACGAAGGGCGTGTTCTACGGCATGGTCGACGACGGCATGCTGAACAATGCGAACTACGGCGCGAACCTCACGACGCCCCCGACCGACGCGACCGCAAGTATCGAGAATGCGCAGTGGTACACCGTAGCCGACGATTCTACGTCGGTAGGCCCCGGGGACGATTCGACGACGGTTAACCCGGTTCTTACGGGCAAGCGTGCTGTGGATTCGCAGAAACCGCGACTCTACTTCGATTCGAAGGAACAGTCCCTGTTTGTCCGCGTCAAGAAAAACGGACGCGAATACCGCTACCGCGTGAGCGGCAGCAAGCGGTAG
- a CDS encoding MFS transporter, whose amino-acid sequence MWKAKGSVRYFLSILATAFVQMGVFIYAQKILSGSFSNVESGQTWQTFMLQIFFVAPFVLMIWPAGFFTSRFSKNKVLAWSSLLMTLFVTAQAVLVTCDCPRVAFWLAIGLSSGFAVHSAAKYAIIREMFGVHNLSYANAFLQIFSLIGIIASSWLAIVGVNLIDLQALVRYEAVGVIISKSVVIPWILVTVSVLGTVASFLIPKVKYNDKNIKFSVARRRLSFGWRHRTLRASIIALSMFWALAQVFLLVFQDVSGSQTVNTMQNYLAFAVVGLVVGSIIAAHNSKDFIETGFVPLGMIGASLCMFLIPFFVHPVALSILYTAIGIFGGMFLVPVNALLQYNTRPNNSGWVIALANMIQALVLVVFLFIYSSLVRYTSLEPPYYFIGLALISVGVFYWSILNLPQALVRSLLRLVFSRYKIRVLNVGNIPNDGPVLLVGNHHSFIDWAMVQMACPRPLCIASNKDHFEKWYLRSMLKRLGSIRIDNRHPEDAMKKIHEKLMAGHAVVIFPTGEVARSPHVEPFSIDYSKAVEGTDAQVVPFYIQGLWGSNYSYSGSDMYGASAERTVTVAFGESIPATTPANEVRTIIRNISISAWNYAVSFVKPIGDSWIRTYKKYVKHGPAIYNPDGGHFSGFKLMGAVIAFSRHLKKILGPDEKNVGIMLPPSPAGVIVNLALWLLGKTNVNLNYTSSVDNVKFCAARADVKTVITSRQFVEKLKMRGNDYSQIASDKLRIFYAEDFMKVIPKAKIAFYLVFCIIAPCWLIKFCFRKRMKLDDIAAIMFSSGSEGTPKGVMLSHRNLMGNIQQLACIFNVTRADVMLSELPLFHSFGLTVTTLLNLTEGCPIVTVADPTDVKTMARVCAEFRVTAFVATPTFLRAFTISRYVHPMALKYVRLIIAGAEALRPELATAFRLKFGKEIYEGYGCTETAPVASINTENNLHSDYMTMQVNNKPGTVGMALPGSQFLIVDPDTNEPLPTGEAGMILIGGCQVMVGYLKDEERTKSVITMINGKRYYRTGDKGYLDEDGFLTIVDRYSRFAKLGGEMVSLGAVEKKIQDTPVLEGCDYVVTSIPDSAKGEKIVLLYQGDKDPKDVLSELRASGFPPIMLPAVAYAVEKVPKLGTGKADFTTAKKLAKELAGAK is encoded by the coding sequence ATGTGGAAAGCTAAAGGCTCCGTCCGTTATTTTTTATCAATTCTAGCAACGGCGTTTGTGCAGATGGGCGTGTTCATCTATGCCCAGAAAATCCTCTCGGGTTCATTTTCCAATGTGGAGAGCGGCCAGACCTGGCAGACGTTCATGCTCCAGATATTCTTCGTTGCGCCCTTCGTGCTGATGATCTGGCCGGCGGGGTTCTTCACGAGCCGGTTCTCCAAGAACAAGGTGCTTGCGTGGTCATCGCTCCTTATGACCCTGTTTGTGACGGCGCAGGCGGTGCTTGTGACCTGCGACTGCCCGCGTGTCGCCTTCTGGCTTGCCATTGGCCTGTCTTCGGGTTTTGCCGTCCACAGTGCCGCTAAGTACGCCATTATCCGCGAGATGTTCGGCGTCCATAACCTGAGTTACGCGAACGCTTTCCTGCAGATTTTCTCCCTGATTGGCATAATCGCCTCGAGCTGGCTTGCCATCGTTGGCGTGAACCTTATCGACCTTCAGGCGCTTGTGCGCTACGAGGCTGTCGGGGTCATTATTTCGAAGTCTGTCGTGATTCCCTGGATTCTCGTTACGGTGAGCGTGCTCGGTACGGTCGCTAGTTTCCTTATCCCGAAGGTCAAGTACAACGACAAGAACATCAAGTTCTCCGTTGCCCGCCGCCGCCTGAGCTTTGGCTGGCGTCACCGCACGCTCCGTGCCTCCATTATCGCTCTCTCGATGTTCTGGGCTCTTGCCCAGGTGTTCCTGCTTGTGTTCCAGGATGTTTCGGGTTCGCAGACGGTCAACACCATGCAGAACTACCTCGCGTTTGCCGTCGTGGGCCTCGTGGTGGGGTCCATCATTGCGGCGCATAACTCGAAGGATTTTATCGAGACGGGCTTTGTGCCGCTCGGCATGATTGGCGCATCGCTCTGTATGTTCCTTATCCCGTTCTTCGTGCATCCGGTGGCGCTCTCTATCCTCTACACGGCAATCGGTATCTTCGGCGGCATGTTCCTCGTTCCGGTGAATGCGCTCTTGCAGTACAACACCCGCCCCAACAATTCGGGCTGGGTCATTGCGCTCGCGAACATGATACAGGCCCTTGTGCTCGTGGTGTTCCTGTTCATCTATTCCTCGCTGGTCCGCTACACGTCTCTTGAACCGCCGTATTACTTTATCGGCCTCGCGCTCATTTCGGTGGGCGTGTTCTACTGGTCCATTCTGAACCTTCCGCAGGCGCTTGTCCGCTCGCTGTTGCGCCTGGTGTTTAGCCGTTACAAGATTCGCGTGCTCAACGTGGGCAATATCCCGAACGACGGTCCGGTGCTCCTGGTCGGTAACCACCACAGCTTTATTGACTGGGCTATGGTGCAGATGGCCTGCCCGCGCCCGCTGTGCATCGCTAGCAACAAGGACCATTTCGAGAAGTGGTACCTGCGCTCCATGCTCAAGCGCTTGGGGAGCATCCGTATCGATAACCGCCACCCCGAAGACGCCATGAAGAAGATTCACGAGAAGCTCATGGCGGGCCACGCGGTGGTGATTTTCCCGACGGGCGAGGTGGCCCGTTCCCCGCACGTTGAACCGTTCAGCATCGACTACTCGAAGGCGGTAGAGGGCACCGACGCTCAGGTCGTGCCGTTCTACATCCAGGGCCTGTGGGGCTCCAACTACAGTTATAGCGGTTCCGACATGTACGGCGCTTCTGCGGAACGTACCGTGACCGTCGCATTTGGCGAGTCCATTCCCGCAACTACACCGGCAAACGAGGTCCGCACCATCATCCGCAACATTTCCATAAGCGCCTGGAACTATGCGGTCTCGTTCGTGAAGCCTATCGGCGACAGCTGGATTCGCACCTACAAGAAGTACGTGAAGCACGGCCCTGCCATATACAATCCCGATGGAGGGCACTTCTCCGGCTTCAAGCTGATGGGCGCGGTTATCGCGTTCAGCAGGCACCTGAAGAAGATTCTTGGCCCCGACGAGAAGAACGTGGGCATCATGTTGCCGCCTTCTCCGGCAGGCGTCATCGTGAACCTCGCTCTCTGGCTCCTGGGCAAGACGAACGTGAACCTGAACTACACCTCCTCTGTGGACAACGTAAAGTTCTGCGCCGCCCGCGCCGACGTGAAGACGGTGATTACGAGCAGGCAGTTCGTGGAAAAGCTCAAGATGCGCGGTAACGACTACTCGCAGATTGCAAGCGACAAGCTCCGCATTTTCTATGCGGAAGACTTCATGAAGGTTATCCCGAAGGCGAAGATTGCGTTCTACCTGGTCTTCTGCATTATTGCACCGTGCTGGCTTATCAAGTTCTGCTTCCGCAAGCGCATGAAGCTCGACGATATCGCCGCTATCATGTTCAGCTCGGGTTCCGAGGGAACCCCGAAGGGAGTGATGCTGAGCCACAGGAACCTCATGGGTAACATCCAGCAACTTGCGTGCATTTTCAATGTGACCCGCGCCGACGTGATGCTTTCGGAACTCCCGCTGTTCCATAGCTTTGGCCTTACGGTGACAACGCTCTTGAACCTCACGGAAGGCTGCCCGATTGTAACCGTGGCCGACCCGACCGACGTGAAGACGATGGCGCGAGTTTGTGCGGAATTCCGCGTGACTGCGTTTGTTGCAACCCCGACGTTCTTGCGTGCATTTACGATTAGCCGCTACGTGCACCCGATGGCGCTCAAGTACGTGCGCCTGATTATCGCGGGTGCCGAAGCCCTGCGCCCCGAACTTGCGACCGCGTTCCGCCTCAAGTTCGGTAAGGAAATCTACGAGGGCTACGGCTGTACCGAGACCGCCCCGGTGGCAAGTATCAATACCGAGAACAACCTGCATAGCGACTACATGACCATGCAGGTGAACAACAAGCCCGGTACGGTGGGCATGGCGCTCCCGGGCTCGCAGTTCCTGATTGTGGACCCCGATACGAACGAGCCCTTGCCTACGGGCGAGGCGGGTATGATCCTTATCGGTGGCTGCCAGGTGATGGTGGGCTACCTCAAGGACGAGGAACGCACCAAGAGCGTGATTACGATGATTAACGGCAAGCGCTACTACCGTACGGGCGACAAGGGCTACCTCGACGAAGATGGCTTCCTCACGATTGTGGACCGCTACAGCCGATTTGCCAAGCTCGGTGGCGAGATGGTGAGCCTCGGTGCAGTGGAAAAGAAAATCCAGGATACGCCGGTGCTCGAGGGGTGCGACTACGTGGTGACCTCCATTCCGGATTCCGCGAAGGGCGAGAAGATTGTGCTCCTTTACCAGGGTGATAAGGACCCGAAGGACGTGCTTTCGGAACTGCGCGCAAGCGGATTCCCCCCGATTATGCTGCCTGCGGTGGCGTATGCGGTGGAGAAGGTTCCGAAGCTCGGTACCGGAAAGGCTGACTTTACCACAGCTAAGAAACTCGCGAAAGAACTGGCGGGAGCAAAGTGA
- a CDS encoding aminopeptidase P family protein, with the protein MQTLKNLKKTYSQVFISSPDYDSRAVYARRRQFMLKNLDSFCIFAGMPRDPGSEEAFTETWTRFVQEPSFLYLTGINQAGCYLVLDPKSKSETLFVPRKDPFKEFWVGKRLGYLEKDSDVARLTGIRDVRPVEEFDAVLEKLCKKYAKTGFAYALYFDTLQGDHNDRFYRKYRRFMSRFSMKLRSVAELHWKDRLVLGPERIADARVAQVATDAAFRAVLPKVKRMQNERELYLTLNYEMQMRGDGDLAFPTICAGGANACCLHYVKNDEQINRNDLILLDFGVRYGTLHSDISRTIPASGRFDPLQAMLYQIVLDSAREYQKAVRPGVSLREIGGIPWEYIMRELDTRLVKGARGKFKLLYDKRPHGVSHFIGEQIHEGAPGSRSLDSVLEPGMLISCEPGLYGEFEATIGGKRYREKIGIRIEDDLLITKNGFENISTAIPREIKEIERLMK; encoded by the coding sequence ATGCAAACGCTCAAAAACCTCAAAAAAACTTATTCCCAGGTGTTTATTTCGTCGCCGGACTATGATTCCAGGGCCGTTTATGCCCGCAGGCGGCAGTTTATGCTCAAAAATCTCGATTCCTTCTGCATTTTTGCGGGTATGCCCCGCGATCCGGGGAGCGAGGAGGCTTTTACCGAGACATGGACCCGCTTTGTGCAGGAACCTTCGTTCCTCTACCTTACGGGTATAAACCAGGCGGGCTGTTACCTGGTGCTGGACCCGAAAAGCAAGTCGGAAACCCTGTTTGTGCCGCGCAAGGACCCGTTCAAGGAATTCTGGGTGGGCAAGCGCCTCGGATACTTGGAAAAGGACAGCGATGTCGCGAGGTTGACGGGAATCAGGGACGTGCGGCCGGTCGAGGAATTCGATGCCGTACTCGAGAAACTGTGCAAGAAGTATGCGAAGACGGGCTTTGCCTACGCGCTCTATTTCGATACGCTCCAGGGCGACCATAATGACAGGTTCTACCGCAAGTACAGGCGTTTCATGTCGAGGTTTTCGATGAAGTTGCGGTCCGTTGCCGAACTGCACTGGAAAGACAGGCTCGTGCTCGGGCCGGAACGCATCGCGGATGCCCGCGTGGCGCAGGTGGCGACGGATGCTGCCTTCCGGGCGGTACTCCCGAAGGTAAAACGCATGCAGAACGAACGGGAACTGTACCTGACGCTCAACTACGAGATGCAGATGCGCGGTGACGGTGACCTTGCCTTCCCGACGATATGTGCGGGTGGCGCGAACGCCTGTTGCTTGCATTACGTGAAGAACGACGAACAAATTAACAGGAACGACCTGATTCTCCTGGATTTCGGCGTGCGGTACGGTACCCTCCATAGCGATATATCCCGCACGATTCCTGCATCGGGCAGGTTTGACCCGCTGCAGGCGATGCTCTACCAGATTGTGCTCGATTCCGCCCGCGAGTACCAGAAGGCGGTACGGCCCGGCGTAAGCCTGCGGGAAATCGGCGGAATCCCGTGGGAATACATTATGCGCGAACTTGATACCCGCCTGGTGAAGGGAGCCAGGGGCAAGTTCAAGCTGCTCTACGACAAGCGCCCGCATGGAGTGAGCCACTTTATTGGCGAGCAGATTCACGAGGGGGCTCCGGGGTCGCGTTCGCTGGATAGCGTCCTCGAGCCGGGCATGCTCATTTCGTGCGAGCCGGGGCTTTATGGCGAATTCGAGGCTACGATAGGCGGGAAGCGCTATCGCGAGAAGATTGGCATCCGCATCGAGGACGACCTGCTCATCACGAAGAACGGCTTCGAGAACATCTCTACCGCGATTCCCAGGGAAATCAAGGAAATTGAACGTTTGATGAAGTGA
- a CDS encoding PhoH family protein, with product MISGENEAVFRLLESRFCVEIQSRLPGLTVVGGKDADIQGLFAVLDQLKVSARNGDIHTAAEVERLLGGPQPQNVHELDGIPTEPIIRNRFGVAIAPKTRSQVELVKAVAKNDVIFAKGPAGTGKTFLAVALAVASLENREAERICLVRPAVEAGETLGFLPGDLKEKIAPYLRPIQDSLSELLPAEKLRRYEESGAIEVAPLAYMRGRTLKRAFIILDEAQNTTVAQMKMFLTRLGPHSKAIITGDTSQVDLAKGEESGLKHAMRILSGIHGIAQITFGATDVLRHPLVKDILLAYEQKEKRK from the coding sequence ATGATTTCAGGTGAAAACGAAGCGGTTTTCCGGTTACTGGAGAGCCGTTTTTGCGTTGAAATACAGAGCAGGCTTCCCGGACTCACCGTTGTCGGGGGCAAGGATGCCGATATCCAGGGCCTATTTGCCGTTCTCGACCAGCTCAAGGTGAGCGCACGCAACGGAGATATCCATACCGCAGCCGAGGTGGAGCGCCTCTTAGGCGGCCCCCAGCCCCAGAACGTGCACGAACTGGACGGCATCCCGACCGAACCCATCATCCGCAACCGGTTCGGTGTCGCGATTGCGCCCAAGACCCGCTCGCAGGTCGAACTGGTGAAGGCGGTCGCGAAAAACGACGTCATCTTCGCGAAGGGGCCCGCCGGTACCGGCAAGACGTTCCTTGCGGTGGCGCTCGCTGTCGCAAGCCTCGAGAACCGCGAAGCCGAACGCATCTGCCTGGTCCGCCCGGCAGTCGAGGCGGGCGAGACTCTCGGGTTCCTGCCCGGCGACCTCAAGGAAAAGATTGCCCCCTACCTCCGCCCCATCCAGGACAGCCTCTCCGAACTCCTGCCGGCAGAAAAACTCCGCCGCTACGAGGAATCTGGCGCAATTGAAGTGGCCCCGCTCGCCTACATGCGCGGGCGCACGCTCAAGCGGGCATTCATCATCCTCGACGAGGCGCAGAACACGACCGTCGCGCAGATGAAGATGTTCCTCACACGCCTCGGGCCGCACAGCAAGGCAATCATAACGGGCGACACCTCGCAGGTCGACCTCGCGAAGGGCGAAGAATCCGGCCTCAAGCACGCCATGCGCATACTTTCGGGCATACACGGAATCGCGCAGATTACCTTTGGCGCGACCGACGTGCTGCGCCACCCGCTCGTGAAAGACATTCTCCTCGCCTACGAACAAAAGGAAAAGAGAAAATGA